TGCCGGGGTCGACGATGGTGTCGTTGTTGAGCAGCAGGACGAACTCGGCGCCGGCGTCGAGCGCGTGCCGTATGGCAGTGTTGTTGCCCCCGGCGTAGCCGAGGTTGGCGGCGTTCTCGATCAGCTCGACTAACGGAAACGCCTGCCGGATGGCGGCCACCGAGCCGTCGCTCGAGCCGTTGTCGGCGACGATCACGCGGTGGGCGCCGCCCGGAATGCGCGAGACCGACTCCAGGCAGGCCAGCGTGTCGGCGCGGCCGTTCCAGTTTAGGACAATGAGAGCGACCTGCTGTGCGCCCATCATTTCGCAGTCTTTCGTCTCGGCCTGTCGAGCCGCCAGCCAACGTGCCGCGCCCACCACTTACGCAACGACAGACGATCCGCGCGCCTCGCTGTCGCCGCGAATCCCGCGTAACAAGGGGCCAGTGCTTCCCACCGTTGACGCCAGCGCGCGTCACCACCAGTGACAGCGCGCCGCCAAACCCAGGTGGCCTTGGCTGTAAACTCGCCTTCGAAGTCTCGTCTTGGGCCGCGCTGGCTTGCAGCTCGGCGCAGATTCGCAAAGGCGTCGCTATATGCCACCTCATGCTGGATGATCAATCGGTCAAAGACAAAGATCAGTTCTTCCCTCGATGGATCTAGATTGCCGGCGCTGGTGCTACTGCAGTGGTAGCGAAACGTGGCCAGCGGCGTATCTATCCAAGCTAGGCCCGTGTTAGTTGCCGCACGCATCCAGAACTCCAGGTCGCATAAGTGCGCTAAATCTGAGTTGAAGATGCCGAAGCGCTCAAACAGCGAGCGGTGAAGCAGCGCGGCGGTCGGCTCGCCGAAGAAGTTCCGTTGCTCACGAAGGACGCCCTCGCAGACGGCGTCAGCCGTAACGTCGGTTGCGTGGCCTAGCACGTCGTGGATACAGGGCAGCGCGCGGTATGTGCTGCTGACCTCCTCTGGGGTAGCGTCTTCGAACAAGAACTCTCGGCGTGCAAAGACGATCGGCCGTGTGGCCCCGGCGGCGAGCATGCGAGCAAGGCAGTCGGGGGCCAGCAGGTCATCCTGAAAGGCGAACTTGATCCAAGGAGCACGCGCAAGCTCGAGGCAGCGGTTCCAGTTGCCTACGAGTCCTAGGTTGTGTGGGTTGCGCGTTACGCGCACACGCGCGTCACGCGCTGCATATTCGGTCGCCAACGCCGGCGTACGATCGCTCGACGCGTCATCGACGAGAAGCAACTCAAAGTCTGCATGCGACTGTGCCAAGATGCTCTCTAGACACGGGCGCAGGTATCGCTCGCCGTTGTAGGTCGGCACGCAAACACTCACAGTGGGCGTGGGCCTGTCCATTACAGAGCAAAGAATTCAGTCGGTGAGAGCGTCGACAGGCGCCAAGTGTCACAGTCGTAAAAGTATGGCGCAGGCAACATGCGGTGCATCTGTTTCAGTCTCTAGTCCGAAGTTCATCGGTGCTGCAGGAACTTCGGTCTAGTACTTCGTTTCAGTAAAACATTGACGATTAGGTCATTTGGAAGTCAAAGCTCTTCCACTGGAACCTGACTGGTTGGGCATTCATTTCGTCGATGCCTTTGAGGATGCGCTCCTTGAGCTCATCCAGCGAGGCAACGCGAATGTGCCGCAGGAAGCTGCGCGCCATCTTGGAGAGCGCGGACTCAACCAGGTTGAGCCAGGAGCCGTGCTTGGGCGTGTGCACGTACTCGAAGCGGCCAGGACGGCTGGCCAAGTACGTCATCGTCTCCTTGGAGATGTGCGCGCTGTGGTTGTCCAGCACGACGCGGATGATGGCCTCAGGCGGATAGTGTTGGTCGAGACGGCGCAGCAGCGAGATGAACTCCACACTGCGGTGGCGCGACTCGGGCGTTGGCGATGATCTCCCCAGTATGCAGGTCCAGCGCCGCCAGGATCGACAAGGTGCCATGGCGGACGTACTCGTGATCGCGGCCGATGCCGGCGTACTTGTTCGGCACTGGCGGCAGAGATCTGGCGCCGTCGTGCCCAGCGCTTCGCACCCCAGGCTTCTCATCGACACTGACGGTGTACACGG
This region of Actinomycetota bacterium genomic DNA includes:
- a CDS encoding glycosyltransferase family 2 protein, with translation MPTYNGERYLRPCLESILAQSHADFELLLVDDASSDRTPALATEYAARDARVRVTRNPHNLGLVGNWNRCLELARAPWIKFAFQDDLLAPDCLARMLAAGATRPIVFARREFLFEDATPEEVSSTYRALPCIHDVLGHATDVTADAVCEGVLREQRNFFGEPTAALLHRSLFERFGIFNSDLAHLCDLEFWMRAATNTGLAWIDTPLATFRYHCSSTSAGNLDPSREELIFVFDRLIIQHEVAYSDAFANLRRAASQRGPRRDFEGEFTAKATWVWRRAVTGGDARWRQRWEALAPCYAGFAATARRADRLSLRKWWARHVGWRLDRPRRKTAK